DNA sequence from the Papio anubis isolate 15944 chromosome 7, Panubis1.0, whole genome shotgun sequence genome:
CACGTTACTTCCACACACTGCTAGAATACAAACTAATTAAGCAGAGATTTAATAGCCTCCTAAATGGCCTACTCCGCATTCTCTCTCCCTACTACAAAAGCCTTCATACAAATTTTCAAGTCTTCCTAGATCATTTTGAGCTACATAATGGGGATACGAAGAGCATGGGCAAGAACATGATAGATACCATGCTGTGAATACAAGCAACTGAATGTGACTACCGCATACATGGGGAAGAAGGGGCAGAACTGCCAGGCAATATGGACACAGTCTCTCAGATAATGAgtcaaaacacaaaagaaagatatTCCCCTCAAACCagcagcctcagttttcttagaGAGTAGTATTTAGACTGAACTGGCCAAAATAGTAAaagagaacagtgtaacactgccattcatttaatgatattttcacaATAAACAAATTTTGAATTTGCAACGTTTATGCTGATGATAAAATTACATGTAAGTGTGAAATGGCTCCCCAACatgttaaatacttaaaaatataaagtattgtGTTCatagggaaaacagaaaaatatgtattttaagctGGCAATTTTTTAATACATGCACCTACAATAGCGTCTGGCCTATAACActcaaataacaaaatacatgCTAGCTCATATACAAACCCTGCAGATCTTCTGTTTCAGGTACTGCTTTGTCCACAGATGTACTGTCCAATTGAGAAGATGCTACAGATTCTGATAAAAGTGACTGATTTGATACAGAgctagaaaagcaaaatatttcattttaaaaggtgATCTCTACACATGAATATTAACTAATGTGGCACAGTAACAGTTCAACATATCTAAGTAGATGATTAAGATGAGAACACagagatacttttttttaaacaacttaaaCATAATCATAGAGCTTTAAAACTAGAGACCAATTTGAACCAGAATTTTACTGCCTTTGTGTATTTCAAGTACCACATGAATCCACTAAATGAAAACTAGCATGATAAAGACATGCTTAAAGAACCCTAAGACAAAGCTGTAAATGATATTCCAGCATAGTAAAACTGAACATCTCCTATCATGAATTGGAAAAACGGAACCATAGTGTAGGAACTTAATATAGTGGTTCCTAAcagcagaataaaaatgaaaccagtATTGCTGTATGCAGGCTTCCAAATGATGTGACTTCAGagttaaaaagtatatatatacagtataatataaacaaatatgagTACTACACCATGATATTAAACAAAGATAATGTGTGACaagactgtatttttttaatacaaggtAGTAATACTTGCAGAATAAGACtaacatttcacttaacatgCTTCCAAAGGACTTCAGGAGTAGGTCAGGATACATTatgagaaagaagacagaaaaagatgcctgaaaaagaaatctaagaCTTAAACGATAACCCCCGATACCCCAAGGTAAAAGCAAGAAATCGCTTTTTCTAACTAGTTATAATCAGACAGATAACATTTTAGGCCAGTTAATCTAAAAGTAGCTTTATGTAGTTTTCCTCATTAGAATTAATCAAACACAGAATATACTCTTTAGTTTTTATTGGCATTTGCATTATAATTCAGACACTACATCTTACCTTGGCTGCATAGATGAAGATGTAGAGTCTAATGTTGACTGGGCTTCTGGGACACTGCCATCTGTGCATTGAACTGGTAAAGATTCAGACAGACTACTGACAGAGGTTGCTGTAACAGTACCACATTTCATATTAGTGATTCTATATGCTAAGCAGTCTAAGACCttatctaaaaaaatcaaaatccattTTCCACAGAACACAGTatagagattttcttttaatatgtagTATGTTGgttcattatttttacttaaaattttttcaatgGTTTGCcagtgaaaaatatattaattttaaaccaAGAAGGAAACCATATACAAGTTGTATACATTAATAAACTCCTATGTCTTAGGACTGAATAGCATCCAAGCCCAAATTCTTTAATTCAAAAACATCTTCCAAGTACTACAGTACAAATGAGATATTTAAATAAGATGACATAGCAGTGAAGAATATAGGTTCAGAATTAAAATCTATGCTCAGTACACTAGGTTACACATGTAGATGATGACTTAATTTTGAAACAGTTTATACTCATTTGATCTTAGCCTTAAGAAAATTTGGAGCTTTGGTTAAATGGTTGTAGGTTTTGGCTTGAACAGAAACAGACAAGATCTCATATACAATATTAAATGAACTAATAGCCTACACGTTCATTAACCACAAAAATCTATACATGCAGGCATTAACCTACATGAAAACTAtactaaatgaataaacatttcctATTTTGCAAAGCTTACACTCAGAATTCTCATGATCCTTCTTATACAACTACTTAAACAAAAGACCAAGAATATCCTTTGACACAAAAAGGCATAAAAAACCCTAATGAACTGGGGTTGAACATCCCTTACTATGAGTTAATCCACAATACTACTCCTTCCTAATGGAGTAAAGCTTCCTCTAAAGTCCACTGAGCTGTGGTTATCAATAATCCACTCTTTCAACAACTACTTGAGCTGTAAAAGTCACACCAGATAAAAGAACAAGGTTCTTTTATCACTCTCTTACCTTACTTTCCAAGACACTTGAGGTGTCCCCTCTGTTTTCATAATGTAATAGAATTCCGCAGCCACAGCAAGTAAGATTATGGTATGAATTTACAGGATTTTCAATGAGTGATGATACTCATTCCTAACTCCTCACTACTGATTATAATCAGAATGTGTAATGAGAAATTTTACTGGTATGAATATGGTAATATAAATACAATTTGAGAGCAGGAAAAGGTATTGGGTATACTGAACTATCCACTTGTATTTCAATTACGAATACAGATGGGTTTTACTAGAATTACTTACCAGGTGGGCTTATTCTACCATTACTACTATTCTGTCTTTGAAGATGTTCTTTATAGCATACTGAACACATGCCATTTGTACGAGGGTTTCCATAAAATCCGCAGCCAGTGGAACAAAGCATAGGCACTTGGCTGTGGTTAGTTTCTTGAGCCATGTTCCTCCGTTGCACACctgaaatttacataaaattagcaAGGAACACAGACATGTAACTTCCAATCACACATTATCCAAATCTGCTttataagataaagaaaaaaacccacatataCCAAACTACTCGATATAACTGTCCCAAGACATAGGGCTAAAggagaggaaaatataaaaaccaaaaggacACATACTGAACTTTTTATCTCCAACCCACTCTACATAAGCAAGTCTGTACAGGCTCAGAAAGTACAAAGAACTCCTAGAGAAAGAAATCTGTTTTGAAGACTCTACCCCCAGAAGGTTATGGATAACTCATTAAGTCTAGCTCAGTTTGGACCCTCCTAGTAATAAGAGATATACATTATAAGTTTTGATGTATGTTATACTATTTAATTTCTAAGCATTTAAACTTTTGCTGGAAGTTCATGTGCTAATGTgtgttatttattctgttttaaaagcatttcacATAGTATCATATCTGGTGAAGATATGGAGAACTGGGCTGAATGCTTGTAAAAAATGATAACAAATTGGTTCAATCTTTTTGGAAAGCAAGTTGGCAATTCACTTCAAGAACCctataaaagacaaatattgctaTCTGAACCAGTCATTCCCCTTTAAGGGTCTTCAACAAAATGACTAGAGTataatcagaaaaagaataataaaatataagggATGTGCTTCACagtgtatttataatttttataaactgaTAATAACATTAGAatgtatatagtttttttttaaagcatgataTATATTAATGACAAAAGTTATgctgtcattaaaaatattttagaatactttttgaTGGAGGGAAATACTGATAATAAATGAAAAGGCACAATATGAAATGTGTATACAATATTTTGCCAATCAGGAAAAAAGAAGCATCCATTAATCATCAAAAAGGACAGTAATGAACACATCCCAGGATGCTGAAGCTAGTGTTTTCCCTGATTCGTACCTTTACTTATAAAATtctctaaaatgaagatattcTTGCCTAATTggtggaaatttttatttttttaagtatttcaaactaaaaaatattaaaaactaacaGGACAGAGGCATTAGTCAGACAGGCAAGTGATGCTGGGACTGAGGGAATTGTTTGGGAATCACATGAAAGCAATAATCAATTACAGCAGATGGAAGAACCCCAAGTGCCATTTCTCCCATAAAGCAATTGGTTCTTTGGCATGAATAACACGACAGACGGTACTAACAGGCTCtctttcttattaaaaaacaGCAATCTCCTAAGTGAAGGTTACTCTGAAATGGGTGTATATGTATTACAGATGAGTTTATTTTCAAAGATCATGAAGAATGAGACTaaccaaagaaggaaaatgttttgCCACTGAAATTTCCTTGAACTGGTAAATACCCAAGGAAAGCATTCACGGTTTACTGTTACCAACTAGATTTATCTTCTCCTACATTATCTGAAGACCGTTGATGGGTAGTGAGgatgtatacatatttcagaaCCAAGAGCAATAATGCACTTGACTGAACTACAAAACAAGACAGCAGGCTTAgcatttcccttaaaaaaaaaaggtcctaaAACTGTTGAGGATAGTTAAACCTTTAGCCTATGAATACAATTTGGGATTCTGGCAAGCATCTTTCTTATTCCATGATGACGAGTCATTTCAGAATCCCACCTTTGccacctttcttttttataaatgctACTTTAGAACCCTCTTTCTTCTACAGccctgtaaaatatatatacacacatatatatatatatacacacacacacaccaaattaaaaaataacaatgatagtATAGAAATGCTAATGTCAAACATTTTTgagttttttcccttttttgcctATTTTGTGACGAACACTGGTCTGCAGCTTTCTCTTTTATGTTTATCTGATCTTGGTATCAGAGTAATTGCTCAAGGTCATGTAGCTAATAAGtgatggaggccaggcatggtggctcacacttgtaagcccagcactttgggaggccgaggtgggcggatcacgaagtcaggagattgagactatcctggctaacacagtgaaactccgtctctgctaaaactacaaaaaaattagccaggtgtggtggcgtgtgcctgtagtcccagctgctcgggaggctgaggcaggagaaccacttgaacctgggaggcggaggttgcagtgagcaggggtcataccactgcaacccagcctgggcaacagagcaagactccgtccataaataaataaataaataaataaataaataaataaataagtgatggagctgggattatacacacacacacacaaaacacctggattgaatcccagctccatcacTTATTAAGTCATCAATGATTCTCAAAGTATGGTTCACATACTCACATAGAGGtcaaaattgttttcataatacTAGtgagttatttgcctttttcaccatatggACATGAGCACAAATGCTGCTATAGcaattgtgggggaaaaaaaaaacacctgaagcCTTATCAAGGAGACAAATCAAAGCAGTGGCACCCAACTGTACTAGTAGTCAATTCTTCATCACCATGCTCTcacagtaaaaattattaattttactaAATCTTGACCCTGAATACACatcttattaacattttatgtgACAAACTGGGAAGCATGCATGAAGCACTCCTGTTGTGTAAAGAAGTATGAAGACTGAAGAAAAAGCACTGTGCAATTGTTTGAGTTGTGAGCTGACTGAATTGCCTTTTTCATGGAAcatgttttttatttgaaagaatgacTAATAAACTGGTTATTAAGGCTTGAGTATTCAGcagacatttttgaaaatgaacaaagtgcACTCATCACTTCAAACATCTAATAGTATTTGTCATTAAAGACAACAGTCAAGTGAAAAAAACCTTGACAAGCATCTCCAATATTCTGAGAGTTTCTGATAAGATTCCTGGTGATATTAATGAAATGTGATTAGTTGATATGGTATCAATATTTGAAATATCATCATAAGACAGTGAATCAGTATTTTCTAAGCAACCAGTGTTGGTTGCTTAGCAAGAAATAGTAAGAAATTACTCATGAACAGAAGATCCATTCAAAGTGAAAGGCCATGAATTTTAATGTAACAGGACAAAAAGTTTTATATCGGGGTGTCCAATtgtttggcttccctgggccacagtggaagaagaattgtcttaggCCACACATAAAGTACACTAATACTAACCAAAGTGGATGAgctaaaatagataaataaataaattaaataaataaataaataacgttttaagaaagtttatgaatttgtgttggggcCACAAATTGAACAAGCTTGTTTTGCATGGTTTCAATTTCGCACTGCAGCTATCCTTTAAGAAACTATCAATCGTCAAGTTTTGGTGTAATattaaagaaatctgaaaatgttattaaaatattat
Encoded proteins:
- the ZFAND6 gene encoding AN1-type zinc finger protein 6 — protein: MAQETNHSQVPMLCSTGCGFYGNPRTNGMCSVCYKEHLQRQNSSNGRISPPATSVSSLSESLPVQCTDGSVPEAQSTLDSTSSSMQPSSVSNQSLLSESVASSQLDSTSVDKAVPETEDLQASVSDTAQQPSEEQSKSLEKPKQKKNRCFMCRKKVGLTGFECRCGNVYCGVHRYSDVHNCSYNYKADAAEKIRKENPVVVGEKIQKI